In the genome of Spirochaeta cellobiosiphila DSM 17781, one region contains:
- a CDS encoding NADase-type glycan-binding domain-containing protein: protein MKKQFPLILIGFICILNQAYSQELFNNKTFMWSKGPLVKEISFSNGQFSYKYTNYDENPIKVEEMNNITYHIVDIEGISFISFENERWLFLRSSDFLVLYNKDSNEPFFFGALDVRDAIGTEGFYRDENLYDVSSSLSENINGKKINYGANNLYDLDLNKPWVEGVNGYGVGEVITINNIAFTNLQIYIYLSNGFVSFDKPRLYKDNSRVKKIKITDIDTNYSEVIDLSDTPQFQKIIIPKGIGSNQLKIEILDVYHGIKYDDTCINILGIVGVGYN, encoded by the coding sequence ATGAAAAAGCAATTTCCATTAATACTAATAGGATTTATATGTATTCTAAATCAAGCTTACTCACAAGAACTGTTTAATAATAAGACCTTTATGTGGTCCAAAGGACCTCTTGTTAAAGAAATCTCATTTAGTAATGGTCAATTTTCATACAAATATACGAATTATGATGAGAACCCAATAAAAGTTGAAGAAATGAACAATATTACCTACCATATTGTTGATATTGAAGGAATTTCATTTATAAGTTTTGAAAATGAAAGATGGCTATTTTTAAGATCCTCGGATTTTCTTGTTCTATATAATAAAGACTCCAATGAACCATTTTTCTTTGGTGCATTAGATGTTCGAGATGCGATCGGTACAGAGGGATTTTATCGAGATGAGAATCTATATGATGTTAGTTCTTCTCTCAGTGAGAATATAAATGGTAAGAAAATTAATTATGGGGCAAATAATCTATATGATTTAGATCTTAATAAACCTTGGGTTGAAGGAGTTAATGGCTATGGAGTTGGAGAAGTTATAACAATAAATAATATTGCCTTTACAAATCTACAAATATATATTTATTTGTCTAATGGATTCGTTTCCTTTGATAAACCTCGTTTATATAAAGACAATAGTAGAGTAAAAAAAATAAAGATTACAGATATTGATACTAATTATAGTGAAGTTATAGATTTATCTGATACTCCTCAATTCCAGAAAATAATTATACCAAAAGGAATTGGTAGTAACCAATTAAAGATTGAAATTTTAGATGTTTATCATGGAATAAAGTATGATGATACTTGTATAAACATACTTGGAATTGTGGGTGTGGGGTATAATTAA